Genomic DNA from Rana temporaria chromosome 1, aRanTem1.1, whole genome shotgun sequence:
actcggccctgcccacGGCGGCCGCTTCATtggacttgattgacagcagcgggagccaatggctgcactgctataaatctatccaatgaagagccgatcagGTATGGGGAGAACGATGCGGGATCGCACCCtcagagattcggggctcaggtaagtaaagcgggggggggggggggtgttgactgcaaggtgttttttcaccttaatgcatagcatgcattaaggtgaaaaaacacaggtTTACAACAGttgacaaaacgctcagatgtggACAGGGGCTATTGAAACAAATGGGATTTGTCTTGTTGGGCGTTTTTAGAACTGAGGCTTATAGCagaaaaatgcctaggtgtgaacagagccttaaagcggttgtatagtaaaaaaaaaaaaaatgtcttgtgccacctgtaaaggaaaaagcataatgagctagtatgcaccgcatactagctcattattaaatacttaccttagaacgaggcaacGGTACCTCtgccggtccacgccgagggagatgacatttccccttggcatgtcttccgggtatcgcggctccagcgctgtgagtggctggagccgcgatgtcgtcactcccatgcatgcgcacAGGAGACTTCTTTCCAGCAAGGTCCAGCGTCTTCCGGGCcttaagccgagaatcccctgtgcgtatgcgccgctgcattcagcggctcattgcaaggggaatatctcctaaaccgtaaaggtttaggatttttttcttgcctaaaggtaagccttattataggcttacctgtaggtaaaggtCAAAAAagagactatacaaccactttaaggctgcattcacacctgagcgttttcagcttgtaaaacgcccaacaagagtacacaagcttctttttgggcagattacaggcatttttctgctttttacattgatgACCCTTTGACTTgtacaaaatcgtggcaaaaaacGCAGTAACAATCGTGGCAAAATTGCTGTAAAAACGtgtgactttctgcctgaaaatgaAACCCTCAGGTGTGAACGCAGCCTAAATGTCACAAACTTTTTGTTCagtgcattgtaacacactgtggCGCACTGCCATGTATTGCAAGGTGTTTTAATACATGTGTGTTGCCTTAGTGCCTTGGGGtactattcaaaatgaatggcaccacaatgCGTCAACACATGTAATGTGTGTTACCACGTGTGCTGTAATTTGAAATTattcctgaggcctcgtacacacgaccgaggatctcgacgtgcgaaacacatcgttttgctcgttgagttccttgttaggctgtcgaggaactcgacaagccaattttctccattcccgtcgtggaaaaagagaacatgctctctttttggctcgtcgagttccttgacagtttcctcgtcgaaaaatgtacacacaaccggtttcctcggcaaaaaaaaaacgaaacgtcaagtttcttgctggtttttgccgagaaactcgtcgtgtgtacgaggccttagtgttccaAAGCAGGCAACTGTTCTGGTGGCATCTATCTAAGGGGGATTTCTAGTTTTCATCTCTGGAACAGGAAGTAATGGGAAATCTACCCCaatgagacacagacagcaataaactgacaggggttttaatcctttcctatccaaaaaaaaaaaaaaaaagttttggcaatAGGTACATTAGTATTGTGCCCTACAGTATTGCAGGTGTAGCAATTGTGTACTCAGGCTTCAAGCCGTGTCCTGGATATCTCAGGCTTCAAGCCGTGTCCCGGGTATCTCAGGCTTCAAGCCGTGTCCTGGGTATCTCAGGCTTCAAGCCGTGTCCTGGGTATCTCAGGCTTCAAGCCGTGTCCTGGGTATCTCAGGCTTCAAGCCGTGTCCCGGGTATCTCAGGCTTCAAGCCGTGTCCCGGGTATCTCAGGCTTCAAGCCGTGTCCCGGGTATCTCAGGCTTCAAGCCGTGTCCCGGGTATCTCAGGCTTCAAGCCGTGTCCCGGGTATCTCAGGCTTCAAGCCGTGTCCCGGGTATCTCAGGCTTCAAGCCGTGTCCTGGGTATCTCAGGCTTCAAGCCGTGTCCTGGGTATCTCAGGCTTCAAGCCGTGTCCTGGGTATCTCAGGCTTCAAGCCGTGTCCTGGGTATCTCAGGCTTCAAGCCGTGTCCTGGGTATCTCAGGCTTCAAGCCGTGTCCTGGGTATCTCAGGCTTCAAGCCGTGTCCTGGGTATTTTCTGGGAAACCAAAAGGAATCTACTGCATTTTCCTGCACAGGATCAGATGGTGCCGCAGTACCATGCGATCCGGTTGTAGTACAATTTTAAAAGTAGGGCATGCCCTACTTTTGGTGCAATCCAGGGCGATTTCAGCCCAGCTAAAAATCACATGTCACTGAATTGCACAGAAATGCAGAGCTTGTTCCTGTGTGATTCCAGTGTGAACCACACTAAATGTGTGTAAACTGTTCCTTGTATATACTGGATAAAAGTAACTGGTTGTGCagatattttattaggattttatgtattttacagaTTTCTAACCTAGAAAATGAGTGAAAGATCTGGGAAGTCTAACTCTTTAAAAAACAGTGAGAATCAGGAAGAAATGGAAATAGAAACTCCTAAGGAAGATCCATCCCGGGTTCAGAAGCAATCGGTATGACTTCCCACTCTGATTTCAGTTATAGATGGATACTGATAGTATGAATAATCCCTGAATTTATTCCTGTGGGATTACATTAATGAGATCTTTCTAAATTATATAGTGCTTATAAATAGTGTGCAAGTGAAAACCCATCACAAATAGTGGCAATCAttcatacatacactatattaccaaatgtattaggacgcctgcctttacacgcacatgaatattattgacatcccagtcttagtctgtagggttcaatattgcgttggcccaccctttgtagctctaacagcttcaactcttctgggaaggctgtccacaaggtttaggagtgtgtctatgggaatgtttcttttgtgaggtcaggcactgatgttgacaagaaggcctggctcgcagtctccgctctaattattattatacaagatttatatagcaccaacagtttacgcagagcTTCACAACATGTAGACAgtgcaaatacaatacactttaatacagtaggaatcagggggccctgctccttagagtttacaatctaagaaTCAAATTCatatcaaaggtgttctatcaggttgaggtcaagactcaagttcctccaccccaaactcgctcatccatgtctatatggaactggctttgtgtactggtgcaaATAatgtggtggaggggggattatggtgtgagttagccccttggttccagtgaagggaactcttaagacgtcggcataccaagacattttggacaatttcatgttcccaaatttgtgggaacagtttggggatggccccttcctgttccaacatgacgttTCACCAGTGCACACACAATGCCTTATTACTTACCGGAGCCCTCACTCAATGCATCCATAAgacaagcagcttcctatggcgACACATCAATAAGAGAAAGAGCCAGGTGTGCTGGCAGGGGCCCAAGAAGAAGGGGTTTGGGGCCACTGTGTAAGATAATAAATGACATCATGCTCCCTATATTTAGTGGCCACACCACATTAGAACTAAGCTTTGCCTCTGCGGAGACTTGGGAGGTACAATGCTTCATATTGAcattgttattgttttaacagCAAATTGAACGACAGTTGAAATGTCTGGCTTTCCAAAATCCTGGACCACAGGTTGCTGATTTTAATCCTGAAActcgaaaacaaaagaaaaaagcttACATGTCCCAGATGAATGGGTACTACTCAGCCACCAACAAGTAAGGACATTTACTGTCTCTGCCATGACCATCTGTGCCATACTGGATTTCTGTTCATTGGGATCAATTAACTAAACTAACACACCAAGAAAAGGATACTTATTGtcaagtgacagttattttcaatTAACTTTAATGTataactaagacccctttcacactggggcattttttaggcgctttagcgttaaaaaaagcacatgtaaagcgcctgaaagaagctgcatctgtaatcccaatgtgaaagcccaagtgctttcacactaaagcgcctgaaaaacgccccagtgtgaaaaggggtcttagggttaaaaaaaaagcgcaagtaaaacgcctgaaagaagcctcatctgcaatcccaatgtgcaagcctgagtgctttcacactgaggcgctgcgctggcagggggtcaaaaaaagtcctgcaagcagcttcttttcaGTGCTTTAGGAacattgaatacaccgctcctaaaactccccttcccattgaggctcttttttttaatgccaaagcgactgaaaaacgtcccagtgtgaaaggggtcttagcagcactttaccagcgtttttcgggtgctggcagtgtgaaagggctctgaaagcactcaggctttcacattgggattgcagatgctttATGCCACTTTCAGAATGAGGCGCtcctaaactgccagtaaaaacactaagcgcttttgaagagcttttcaggcgcttttgaagcgctttccattaatttcaatggagaggggagtttttcacagccctgccagcaaactaccccagtgtgaaagcattaattgattttaatggaaataggttttcGTGGAGCTTCTTAGGCGCTGTTTTTAGCGTgcaagcgcctgaaaagcgcctcagtgtgaaagtggtcttacaGGCgcattttttaatgccaaagcacctaaaaaatgccccagtgtgaaaggggtctaaaggcaaaactttttgttttgttttggatagagtggagagaacccctgacagtttttttgctgtctgtgtccctgctagGGAGATTCAACCTCTCAATTTGTCCTGTTCACTATTAttgttgaaagtgaaagtaaaagaatatcccacattttgggttgtcccagaAAAGTGAGGCTTAAAAGGGTTGTAGAAGttccttttttcttctaaataggtttcttttaaccacttccatacagggcattgtcacccccttcctgcccagaccagtttttagttttcagcgctgtcgcactttgaatgacaattgcgcggtcatgcaacactgtacccaaattaaatctttttttttcacacaaatagagctttcttttggtggtatttgatcacctctgcggtttttattttttgcgctataaacaaaagaagagcctcaattttgaaaaaaacacaatattttttactttttgatttaataaatatcaaataaaataaaaaaatgtcctcagtttaggctgcattcacacctaagcgacaaaacgcccgacgcgggacgcttctgtcgctagaggggagaattcccattgccgtctatggagatggttcacatctcatagacgcgcaacgcctgtcgcctgaaaaaaagtcccggaccctttttttcacgcgacaggcgcgttttcccatagacagcaatgggaatactttagaaaaaaaaaaaaaaaaaaagaaacatttgtaatcgcggcaaatctgccgcgacacgcgtacgcggctgtcgcttaggtgtgaatgcagccttaggccgatatgtattattctacatattcttggtaaaaaaaaagcgtatattgattggtttgcgcaaaagttatagcgtctacaaaataggggatagatttatggtgggtttttttgtactagtaatggcggcagttattgtgacattgcgatggacacattggacacttttggcaatttttttcacatttatacagcgattagtgctataaaactgcactgattactgtgtaaatgtgactggcagggaaggggttaacatttgagggcgatcaaggggtaaaatatgttccctagggagtgattctaactgtagggggaggggactcacaaggagaggagaccgatgtgtgtttctctgtactgggaacacaacatcggtctcctcaccgctgacaggacatggttctgtgtgtttgcacacacagatTCACAGTCCTGCTGTGATCACAGGCAATggggggtgcccggcggacatcgtggccaacGGGCACGAGCCCTGGGTCCCAAAAGATACAGGGGTCAAGCGCGCaccccctagacggccgggaaaCACAGGATGTCATATggcgtccacccggagggagagaAAGTTCCTGCCGTTGTCATTTTAGTATGGCTCGGTAAGGaactggttaagctagtgcattgttggttcacttaccttttccttcaatttcccttctaaatgttttttctctttgtctgaatttctcacttccagtttctcctctgtaagcttgcccccgtcatccgagacgttctggctgggggttagtcagtcaggacagcttactgaggaggaacaggaagtgagaaattcagacaaagaaaaaaaaacatttagaagggaaatggaaggaaaaggtaagtgaaccaacaatgcactagcttaaaggaacctatttagaaaataaaaaattaacctttacaacccctttaatgtacacgggatgttttacaacctctcccaaactatttaacttgacagatagtaaccaacgTTTAAAAGCGTCAGTTTTGCCAcgttacatgccgcgtttagctgcgtttgcgtttagaaTCAACCAATCACATTTACTAATTTGCTGGTTACTGGAGTCTAGTGATTCCTGGTTGCTATGGGATACCGCACTTTACATATCCTCTTTGTATTGGTTTAATACTCAGGTGCCAGTGATACGCTGGAGTTGATTTCCAAAAGGCAAATAGGTTTTTACTTTGCGAGGGAATTTGCTTAGTAAATATGGTGAAGCTgtactgatttccatcatccaatcacatgcaagcaaaaatacataatttttgtattttcctaGCACATTCTTTGGGTTCTTTGCAgtgtgaaatttcaccacattgaATACAAAGTGCAACATCCCTTAAAAAGTGAttggtctatttgcctttagtaaataaattccACTGCATCTTTagtattcttaaccacttaaggaccgcctaacgccgatatacgtcggcagaatggcacggctggcacggcacaggtacgtcgccttttagagcccagccgtgggtcacacaCACGCGGcccgggtccgaagctccgtggccgcgggacccgcggacccgatcgccgccggtgtcccgcgattggtcacaggagctgaagaatggggagaggtgtgtgtaaacacaccttccccgttcttcacagtgtcattgatcgtctgttccctgggaaagacgatcaatgacgtcacacgtccagccccgccccctacagttagaaacacatatgaggtcacacttaacccctacagcgccacctagtgcaattgtaattttcacagtaatcaatgcatttttatatattattaataaaaatgccataaaactatcgcctattttgtaaacgctatacattttgcgcaaaccaatcgttaaacgcttattgcgatttttttttaccaaaaataggtagaagaatacctatcggcctaaactaaggaaaaaaaatgttttttatatcttttttgtggatatttattatagcaaaaagtaaaaaatattgattttttttcaaaattgtcgctctatttttgtttatagcgcaaaaaagaaaaaaaacgcagaggtgatcaaataccaccaaaagaaagcactatttgtggggataaaaaaggatgccaattttgtttgggagccacgtcgcacaaccgcgcaattgtcagttaaagcgaagcaatgccaaatcgcaaaaaggggcaaggtccttaacctgcatattggtccgggtcttaagtggttaaacccctaCATACAAACTGGTTTATGTAAAAGAGTATTGAGTaaattaaagtatatgtgaacccatACCTATCCCGTCCTGCcaggctcagataagggtctggtatgggttttggggggacccccatcccACGCCATTTAAattctgaagggtctggtatggattggggggaacccacacgccatttttttttcactttttttctatGGCTtgcaatggtttttttttttattcagctgtcagcggggaagcccttTGATAGTTGAAGACTCATCCGTTGTTAAGGATTCATCGGCCGGCTTCCCGCCCCGCTCCTT
This window encodes:
- the ARL14EPL gene encoding ARL14 effector protein-like, translating into MSERSGKSNSLKNSENQEEMEIETPKEDPSRVQKQSQIERQLKCLAFQNPGPQVADFNPETRKQKKKAYMSQMNGYYSATNKASVKKYDKKGKLLCNNKDLCDCLEEICQGCFYPCPKCDSTKCGPECRCNRKWVYDRIQTETGRIISKLPFYVPD